AGCTCACTCACTGATTATAAACTATGCAGACACTCCGTCATGTGACACAATTTGCCTTTATGGATTACAAAAACATTAATTTTAATGTCATCAATGTCATCAACATGAAGTGCTATTCATCCTGGTCTGACTTTCTTTATGGAAATATTATAAATGTTATATTGCTATATAACTTGTCATATCATGTCAAAAACACAATATTTCATGTTGGTTTTGCAAGTCATAACAATTAACCCAAACCAATGAACAGTTAGATTTAAAAAATCAGTTAAAATATaactataaaaaatataaaacaacagtgcaTGTAGAAAACAATGCTCCTTGCACTTTCGGGCAAGTCCAGAAGAGGGCGGCCCCGTTTCTTACCATGAAGGGGAAACGATTCAGAACTTAATCCATTCAACGCCTGAactatcaagacatttataaagCAGATCACACGTGCATTTTCTAAATTGCCTACTAGTTCCTATATATGCTGTTATATtgaaatatgtaaacatttatagGGCCGTAACATTTTAAATGAATTTGCGCATAAAAGTGTGAGACTTtgtctttcttttgtttttacatGAGTGGaagttttgtattgtttttgccTGGTTAGCGTCTCTAAAGAGGTGATCCCAGTGAGAAAAAGGtgaagtaggcctataggctacacatgttgtgtaggcctataggctacaCATGTTGTGTAGGCTACAGTCCAGTAGGGCTGGTCAATGACAATGGAGAAACGATGTAAAACAATACATTTCTGCTTTACAATGATATTGGTCAAGTGTCGAGCATGTCAAGCGTACAGGAGTAGGCTATAGATGCAAAGTATTAATCACACTTTGCCTCAGAAGAGCTATAACATTGTAATCTAGGCTATGTAAGTTACATAGACATACCCACGCACATAAAAAACACGTAAATGTGTCAACAACCActcacacagatagacagagacgcTTGAATGAAACATAGTGTACAAAACCAACAAGATCCGAGTAATTTGCTGTTAAcatgttttagtgatgtggtttgATTTGACTCGAGTGTCATAAAAGTCTAAACTTAATAAGATGTAATTTCTGCCGCCAGGCACTAGGCTCTATTCGCCGTATAATAGGCAACTGCTTTCCTGTGACAGAAGGTGGCAGTGTTGTATAACAAAGGGTTTACATTTCTATGCCTCATATTTTTTCCAGGTATATTTGCAAAACCGTTGGGCAGTTaataaacattgttatttcattttaaataataacaGAGGACAGCTGCAACCAGTTATATCGGTTTTGACACGTTCGTAGGTGATGATATGGATCCAAATTAGTAAagttcagtaggcctactgtgtacACAAAGCTGATCTTAGCGTGATTAACAAGGGCCGCATGGATTGCTGTTTCATTTGAGATCCCACTCCTCACTTTTACTGCACTGTGCTGTTTTGGCATTTTGCTTGCAGAGGGTTAACTTTTCAGAGGTGCGCAAAGTCTCCATTATTGTCTCTGTGTTGCGTCATGTGACTCTTTGCGATGGGACCGTAAACTTGTTAGTAGGCCAACAGGGGAAAAATGATTTGGACACACAGTCCACACTCTGTGTGGAGCTCCAAACTTTGAGTGATGAAAGACGCATAGTCAGTGAACCGTGGACAAGGGCCTTGTTTGAGTCATCTTTGGTTTCCACCTTTATATTaggttttacattttaaattacgAATTGTGTGAGCAGCTGTGCACCTATTGCCCTGATTAATACAATGTCTACAATTTTATTATCAGTAGCAAAGGCAAACTTTACTCCATGATCAAAGAGTCAGTGAGGCAATCTCATAACAATGCAGATGTTTCCTTTCTCCCtttaattttgttttgtatAGTTCATAAGATCAAATCCAAAAATGACATATTGTGCCTCGGGTTAAACATGGCAGTAGAGGTCAAATCGGTCTTTCCGTGGTTTTTATATGCCGCAGTTTTCCTGTTTAATTAAATCTGAATGAACGGTCACACTCTCCGACAGATCAGTCATGAATCTGAGCTCATTTACACGTGTAAAGGTTATTGTCTTATTGGAATTCTGACCAAAACCAACAAAAAACGTATTCTTGTAGATACACAGATTACAcaccatttattattattcttcaggGGTAAAGGCTGGACTCGGTGGAATCTGTCCTGCATCTAATCTTTTCAGAGTTGCCATCTTGCCTGGGTGGCCGAAATGCACAATCAAATCACACTGCCTGAGCTCCGTCTGCACTGTAGACACAAAAAGAAGAGCGTTCACTTTCAAAATGCACTCAGGTGCATTCGTGCTAGCAGGAAAGAGTGAAAGTTAATAAGCAGTGATTTTAGTTATTTTGTCTTTGTTAAAAAGTATGTAGCctaataatataacatttgtAAATTGCAGCTCATTAAACTGAAATATTTTATCATGAATCAGTATGAAGTTTAGATAACCTGTGTCACTACATGCCTTTCATAtcttatgtgtttttcatggACAAACTATTCTGAAATACAGCCTTCAGCGGAACCCAAGCTAATTGAAACAAAGTACAAAGATGACTCTTTAACCTTAATTGACACACTTGGCAAAATCCATTGTCGTTGTTCACCAAGCGATCATCTTGGTTAGAAATATTCGCTGCAGGGGGAACTGTATGTGAAATCCCCATGCATCCAAATGTTTAAATGATCCCAACAGTATCATTAACAAAGCAATGCACGATTACAAATATTGCGTTGGCATGAAAGGTATTTTGGGCTTTGCATCTGTATGCACATTGCTCTTTATCAAAGAACTTCACTAGCACACGCAACATAAACTATGGGGTCAGTTGAAGTTAGGACAAGGGTCCAGGATGATCACTCACATACAGGCCAGTCGGGTCATGTCCCCGTGTAGGGAGTCGAGTCTACCAAGGAGGTCCTCAAAATCGGTGGAATCAGGAAAGCAATTATCCTCTTTGCTCATCACTGAGGTTTCCATCTGGGATAAAAAACCAATATTAACACATGGAATTCCCTTGATAGCCAAATTGACTCTATGTCCAACAATAATTGCTTGTGCTCATGCAGTATAGATCTTTGCACTACATATACAACCAAAAACGTCATATATAAAATGGTGTGTGCTATCTGCTATGCTGCCTAAAGAGCGAAAGTAATTATCTGAAGCCATAGgagtacattttttttattgttattattcattTCACAAAAACATATATCTCATGCAAGTGCAGCGGCAGCCGTAAACTGCTGTTTATGCTATCAACACGGTCGACCTTCGGGCTTGGCAACACAACATGCACCACCAAGTAAGATATTTGAAATGAAGAACATTGGTCACCATGACAGGAAAACATTACTGGTTAAGATTAACATGGAACACTACTGGTCAACAACATAACACAGTGTAACAGTGAATATCTTTATTTAGCCCAAACTATTGTCCCTTCTGAAATCCCAAACAAAATATAACCATCGGATCATCCCTTTAAGGGCAATGTGGTTTCAGATGGGTTCACTTGTCTTCTTGGGGCTCCTTGTTCAACTCTGAGTCATCTTCTTCCCTACAGATAAAAGCTTTGCATCTCTTATAAGCGTCTTGGAGCCTCAGCATCATATCCCCTTGTTCTGGGCTGGTCCGCTGGACCACCATGTCATAGGCCATCCAGGTTAACTGCACTGCGTGTTCACAGAGAACAGCCAAGGTTAATGTGTTGTATAGCCTACTACATGGATATACATTGATTGTATGCATTATGTATCTGCATCAGTCAGTATGCAGGGATAAATGTGtcataaaatacaatatattcatatgtgtatatatatatatatatatatatatatatatatatatatatatatatatatatatatatatatacacatgttaaaacaatataaatataatgaaagcAGACGTTACATTAACGTCCTCCGTGACGGTTGACAAGTTTCTAACCTGATATGTTCTCAACGTCTTCAATCATTCTCTCTGAATTCTTGTTGAGCTCCAGCATGTCTTTGTAGTCACCCTGCTGCCGCTCGGTGGAGGAAGGTGAATCGCACATCTACAAACCGAA
The DNA window shown above is from Gadus chalcogrammus isolate NIFS_2021 chromosome 10, NIFS_Gcha_1.0, whole genome shotgun sequence and carries:
- the syce3 gene encoding synaptonemal complex central element protein 3, whose product is MMCDSPSSTERQQGDYKDMLELNKNSERMIEDVENISVQLTWMAYDMVVQRTSPEQGDMMLRLQDAYKRCKAFICREEDDSELNKEPQEDK